CTCATATGCTGCTTGTATGCTTCTTAGAAATATCCAGTTAGCTACTgtggaaaacaggatgctggactaggtggacatttggtctgatccagcagtgatcTTATCATCTTATGCCCTTTTCTACATTCAGGGGTTTCAGTTCCTTATTGGATGTGTGACAGGCAGAAGTTCAGCAAGAGATAACTAACACTGATGGGGTTTATGTAACTGATTAATTTCTACCTGCGAAGCAGCTGTCAAAAAGTGCAACAGCCTGATCATTCTTACATTTTGTCATTTCTGTTGGGTAGTGGTTCAATTATTTGTTGGTTTGGTAAAATAATCTTTAAAGATAATTTGCAATGCCAAAGATTGAAACATACAAAATACAGTAAAGCCCCATCTGCTACCCTCCCAAATGCCTGCAACTTCAACCCCACTAATGGCCGTCGCAAGTAAGATGGCCTTGAAGCACCTCCCTCCTAATTCACCTCCTCAGGGGTCCCCTTCCACAAGGTGAGACCCACTGTAGAGAAGGAACCGGCCTCAGTAGCCACTGAGTGGGCCAacttcaatgcaggatcaactagAACATGGCAACTATTTGCCATAGGTGGTGCGCAGTCATTAAGCTGATTTAGACTTGTTTGGTTCCATCTTGGGtagaacagaatttttttttaagtaatcgGTAATCAGTGGAGTTGTGTTGGACTTCTGGTATACAAGAGGGTTAAGTGATGTTCATTCAGCTGTCCTGTTTATCACTGTGGGCTGTAAAGATGGAGTCAGCAACTGTGTGTTTACAAACTTTCCCTGGACATGTGCAGAGTGGAGATAAGGGCATTATCAGTTGCAGAACCAGCCTTCTGCCGAAGCTCGCAGACAGTCAAAAGTTGACTCGATAGCCGGCTTTGGAGTGTTGTGCATTGTGGGGATGACTCTGTAGGTTGTCTTTCCATCCACCTGTTAATCTGCATTGCTTCTCTCAGGACCAGAATGTCCAAACGGAAGGTGACCTTTGAGGATCAAGGCAATGAAGATGAAGAGGAAATGAGTTTGTCAAAGAAGAAGGTGAGAGATGAGTGtcagaagctctgtgtgtgtgtgtgtgtgtgtgtgtgtgtgagaaagagggaATCACCTCTTTCGTTCCTTCCTGCCCTGAACTTGGTCTGCAGAAGACAAATTGGCAGGGAACAAGTAATACCATTTTTGTTACACAAAAAACTGGAAGATTGTTTGAGTACATCATTGAAGGAATTAATTCTTCTGTATGTTCTAGCCTTCTACTTAAGATGATTCTTACAAGAGGGGAGGTTGGTGGTGactacagacagggcttttttcgtggtggcaccttgcctgtgaaatgcatttttttttttaggcttgCCCGCCACCTACCCTGCTCTCTTGTAGAGGCCAGGGCAAAATTTTTCACCCAGGTTTTTATTTAAGAGGGTTGAGGTTTTTAAAGTGGTTGTACAGTTTTTTTTTCTGAGGACCGTTTTATGAGAATTGTTCTGAACTGTTGCGTGTTTTATGTTGTCTGTATACTCTGGCTGGGTTTTAAtggcttattttttaaaacaatttttatgctgttttattgtgtgttactttgtaagccacctcaagcaggttttctggagaggcagcatatatctttttaactaaaaaaaaaaaagactcagggcagtttacaatcaGAGTAACTGCTAGTTTAAAGAAGCCAGAAACTACTGATGTTgacagaaagggagagagatTTCAGTCCCGGAATAAAGAGTTTCTTCACCTTTGTCTCCCATATTAGCTGGTGGAACCTGCAGTTGGAGGGCCAGGCAGCCGCTTTAAGGGCAAGCATTCATTGGACAGTGATgaggaggatgatgatgatgagggtGACGATGAAGGGCGAGGCAGTAAATATGATATTCTTGCATCAGACGATGTGGAGGGTAAGTGTGGTCTTGGAACTGAGGGCTAGAATTGCAAGTTTTTGGTGTCAGAATTCAGCATTCTGAtatccttatcttttttttttaattctcattTAAACCATCAAATTTCTGACCCTCATGGCTGTAAAAACAAGAGTGGGGGTTGTGTTGGGGATGCCAGGGGTGTAGATATGGTTGTTCGAGGGGTGAATGGGCAATTTAAGAGCTGTTATAATACTTAGAAAACAACTGTGGGCAAAGCTTTTCCCCAAATACTTGCAAAGATGTTCACTGTATTTTTTTAATGTAAGGAGATGCCTGGGTGTGATATTTGCGGTGTTAAAGGATTCATTGCCATGCATTCCTCCTGGTTCAGTGATAAAAATGCTAAACTTGCGGAAGTGTCGAGTTACAGGAGAGTGGTAAAAACTTTTCATCCCACTTGCCCTTGCAGGACAGGAGTCTGCCACCATTGACTATGAAGACGGCGTCCGGATCACCCCATTCAACTTGCAGGAGGAGATGGAAGAAGGCCATTTTGACTCGGAGGGGAACTACTTCTTGAAGAAGGAGGCCATGATTCGGGACAACTGGTTGGACAACATAGACTGGGTAAGACCTCCCTTCTAGCCTGTGTGGAAAACTGTTGGAACGAACGATCTCTGCTACCCCACGGCCCTTGAGATTCCCCAGGTACATCACATAGAGATGATGGTATAAATTAGGCTATGTGGATTCCCGGATTGTACCATGTAAGTGCAGGAACTTGTATTTGATACAGGATGACAGCATCTGGGCATGGAacgggggtcactgggggtgtgtgagagaaggtatttgtgaattttctgtgttgtgcagggattggactagatgaccctggaggttccttccaactctatgattctcttacTCAAACTCAAAAAAGCCTTTATtagcatatatcagattataaacaagcaaataaactgctacaaaaataacaaaaacagtcatatgcagctatacgTTGGACTAtcaatccttgattaccagacttaagaataaagcaaccttttcagttatttcagatgacaaatcattcagaagatggcaaacctttACAGCAcctgagcagcctgtcatattgaacagaaCTGGATCTAGAAACCTCATATAGTATCATATAGGGgtcaataaagaagaatatgggacgagtcaacttgttttaaattacatatacatagtcttaatgaaagtgggatttttttatatctaccattggtaactgctgatgggattgtattgcatctggcaagggtaaATGCTGTAtgcaattttggaacatggagagttgataaataagaagaCAAATGACCAATAGTTGGGAGCAAGATTTATTCGCAACACTCATTTGTTTTTCTAATTCaatatctaaaattctgtgtttaATTACATAATACGTGTTTGTGAGAGGAAACATATAAAAAGAATCCATAGACAAACCTAAGGTGATTATTTTACTCTCtatgcaggaaatccatttggACAATAATTCAGACAGCATTTTATATAAATAACTCCCACGGTTAGCAGAATAGTGCACATGTAGCCAATATTTGATTTATATAAGCCATGCTCtagtttctaacatattgaggcctgtttctagacaaagagtggcatGGTTCTCTGTCCAGTGTTTGCATGGTATCATTGCGTGCATGCACCCCACAGATTGTGGGAAGAGTGTCTGAGGGAACCACTACAAAGGAGTGTAGCTGCATCATTAGGTCCAGATCTACATTCtgtgagtttttaaaaacatcctgtccccccccccctacttatAATTCATCgctctcttttccccaccagGTCAAGATAAAGGAACAGCCTCCCGGTCGGAAGAAGGCACCCCTGGATTCCGCAGAGGATGACAAGGAAGAGGACGACGACAGCCTCGAGGTTGGCCAGACGCCTTTGGACAAGAGGGAGCTGCTCGAAGGGATGGTGGATTTAGTGCAGCCCGGCGAGACGGTGGCCAGAGCTATCCAAAGGCTTGGAGACAAGGGTGGGACCAAGAGCACTGGGCGCCAGCGGAGGCCCTGGAGCCGCCTGAAGgcagaggaggcggagccagtggAGGAGGGTGATCCCCAGAAGCTGGAGTCCCCTGAGCGGAAAGAGCAGCTGGAGCGCTTGTCGGGGCTGGCAGACCAGATGGTGGCGCGAGGGGTCTACGAGATCTACCAGGAGACTCGGGAGAAGCTGGCTTTAAGGCTCCGGGCGTTGGATCATCCTCCTGCAGCGCCTTCCGAACCCGAATTAGACATGTTTGCTGAGGATATCGATGAAGCAAAGCTGGGGGAGAAGACACCAGTGGGTGAGAGGACGGAGCGGGAAGGCTGATGGCTTGCCTggttagggggagggggaggaacggGGCAGCCTTAGAGCTGAAACACATGATCGGGAGAACCGCACAGACAAACGCCTTGCTGAgcctgtaccacttcagactactGGTGGGGGAGTCAAGTTGGAATGCTTGTTGCAGCATCAAGAAGAGAAGAATGTTGGGGAGAAGGGTTCCGGTGTGGCGTTCTCCCCAACATGCTGTGTCTCTCTGTGCAAAGAGTCTTCAGGAAGACACTCAGACCTCTGGCTAcaccaccaaccccccccccccgccacgttGTTTGAAGTAGTTCAGCCCGGCAATTGTGATTCTCCCGATGGAATGTTCCAGCTCTTTGTCGTTGGGTTTTCAGTGCAGTCGGCAACCTGACATGATAATGTTCTTCAGCAGCGGGAGGTCAGGAGCAACAGCCAGGCAGTGACAACATTCTCTCTGAGGTGATGTGGGAATATAAATGGGAGAACACGAACACATCTGAACTCTATGGCCCCTTTAGCAGTTCCCAGATGCAGGTAAGAGCTGAAGGGGGCAGATGAACTGCCATGAATTCTTTTGCTCTTTGTCTCTTCCTCGCTCTCATTTTATATTTATGGTTCGAGTTGCTTCCACGATCTTCTTGTGTATCCTTATGCTCTCCCCACCTCCCATGCCAGTCGTCTTCCCTTTTTGCTCCTCCATCCATTGGCTGGCTGTTTATTCTGCTCTTGCTTGTTCTGTCTAATGCGCCACCTTTATGCGCATTCATGCCTCTCATCCTCTGTGATCCCTTTCATCCATTCATTGTTTTTGTTGGTTTGATGTTGTCATTGCACAGCTTCTGGGGTGGTGCATGCCTTTGTGGCCAGACAGAGCTGTGAAAGGCAAAAGGAGCTTGCCCTCCTTGCAGTGGCCACTTGCCAGTCCGCACCAAAGATcccttttgtgtgtgtatttttgtacTGCATGTGTGTGTTTGAGCACCTGGAAGCCATGAcagcttctggtgactgacccctactggggacctgaggatattcagggaggtgactgaataaaacctgcctctgtgctcccgactgctggtattccatggaggtctcccatccaagtgctaatcaaaggcaaccctgcttagcttcccagatctgacaagataaggcttgcctaggctatccaggtcagggctgcacCAGAGATTCTCGAACAGTAATATGATCTGTTGCTCCAGGAGTAACTGGGGTTTTGGCACTGAAGGATTTTGATGAGTATTACAAGTGCCTTCACTGGCTTCCCTAGATGACTTGGATCTTGTGTATCTTAGATGTTTTTCACATGGAGACAGGCTTGTGTAGTTTCCCTGTTGCAGCTGGTAATACAGCACAGTGGCAACAGGGCTTCAACACAGCAGGtttctcccattttttaaaaaatgtggagaGCAGAGAGTGTTGTCGATAAACCAGTACATCAGTACACATATCAGGTTTTCCGAATGACCAACTTCCATTAAAAAGTCTTTCACATCGTTCCTTGTGGAGATATGCCTTTTTCCTTATAGCGCCTCAACAAAAGAGGAAGGagactgactttttaaaatgaaagctgagaattcagggGACCTGATATGCACATTGCTACTGTGGTATATCAGTGAAATTCTATTCAGTTGTGAAAGGCAAATGCCTCGGTGACTGGGTGGGGAAAACAGCTGCTGTATGGGCAAAAATGGTAAAATTAAAACTTTTGGATTTTGCCACCTGTCTAGGTTtttctgtgatctttcccaaaatttTGGAACTAAGCAGGCTTGGGAAAGATCAGAGCAAAGATGGAGAAACTCCAGCAGGTATACAAACACACTGCAATGCTGTgagaaatcgggggggggggcactttccaACAACATCAGACTTGGGGCAGATAATCCATGTGGAACACCCCCTGTACAGCTAGTCTCTTACTCTGTTTCCACAGCAGTCCCAAAGGTGGACAGTGGGGCAGCATTTAACAAGACAAATTGTATTTCAAGTTTGAACCACAGAGAGAGGAAAAGACTAGAGTGTCACACAGAAATGAAGTCCTTGTTGGTCTAAGATTGAACTGGTTTTCCACTCTGACTTTCATCACAGGGATGatggggtaataataataataatactttttat
The sequence above is a segment of the Heteronotia binoei isolate CCM8104 ecotype False Entrance Well chromosome 15, APGP_CSIRO_Hbin_v1, whole genome shotgun sequence genome. Coding sequences within it:
- the CD2BP2 gene encoding CD2 antigen cytoplasmic tail-binding protein 2 isoform X2, whose translation is MSKRKVTFEDQGNEDEEEMSLSKKKLVEPAVGGPGSRFKGKHSLDSDEEDDDDEGDDEGRGSKYDILASDDVEGQESATIDYEDGVRITPFNLQEEMEEGHFDSEGNYFLKKEAMIRDNWLDNIDWVKIKEQPPGRKKAPLDSAEDDKEEDDDSLEVGQTPLDKRELLEGMVDLVQPGETVARAIQRLGDKGGTKSTGRQRRPWSRLKAEEAEPVEEGDPQKLESPERKEQLERLSGLADQMVARGVYEIYQETREKLALRLRALDHPPAAPSEPELDMFAEDIDEAKLGEKTPVVQSAT
- the CD2BP2 gene encoding CD2 antigen cytoplasmic tail-binding protein 2 isoform X3, giving the protein MSKRKVTFEDQGNEDEEEMSLSKKKLVEPAVGGPGSRFKGKHSLDSDEEDDDDEGDDEGRGSKYDILASDDVEGQESATIDYEDGVRITPFNLQEEMEEGHFDSEGNYFLKKEAMIRDNWLDNIDWVKIKEQPPGRKKAPLDSAEDDKEEDDDSLEVGQTPLDKRELLEGMVDLVQPGETVARAIQRLGDKGGTKSTGRQRRPWSRLKAEEAEPVEEGDPQKLESPERKEQLERLSGLADQMVARGVYEIYQETREKLALRLRALDHPPAAPSEPELDMFAEDIDEAKLGEKTPVAGGQEQQPGSDNILSEVMWEYKWENTNTSELYGPFSSSQMQDWVSQGYFPDGVYCRKADNSDGQFYNSKRIDFDLYT
- the CD2BP2 gene encoding CD2 antigen cytoplasmic tail-binding protein 2 isoform X1; the encoded protein is MSKRKVTFEDQGNEDEEEMSLSKKKLVEPAVGGPGSRFKGKHSLDSDEEDDDDEGDDEGRGSKYDILASDDVEGQESATIDYEDGVRITPFNLQEEMEEGHFDSEGNYFLKKEAMIRDNWLDNIDWVKIKEQPPGRKKAPLDSAEDDKEEDDDSLEVGQTPLDKRELLEGMVDLVQPGETVARAIQRLGDKGGTKSTGRQRRPWSRLKAEEAEPVEEGDPQKLESPERKEQLERLSGLADQMVARGVYEIYQETREKLALRLRALDHPPAAPSEPELDMFAEDIDEAKLGEKTPVAAGGQEQQPGSDNILSEVMWEYKWENTNTSELYGPFSSSQMQDWVSQGYFPDGVYCRKADNSDGQFYNSKRIDFDLYT